The following proteins are encoded in a genomic region of Deltaproteobacteria bacterium:
- a CDS encoding S-adenosylmethionine:tRNA ribosyltransferase-isomerase yields MDLSLFDYHFPKESVAQKPLEKRDDSHLMVLDRGDRRWSHHSFRGVPQFFKKGDLLVMNNAEADLVPFEGGLVPPLPPYIKRKHRTDFTDEDTQRYRTVYASVPGSKAAPTAGFHFTGEILQKLKENGVQQAFLTLHISHDTYKPIRTQNILDHPMHGEEYQIPEETADAVLRAKQEGRRIIAVGTTTVRALESWALAPAIKTNLFITPGFRFQIVNALLTNFHRPRSTLLVMVSAFAGREFILKAYEEAIREKYRLFSYGDCMLII; encoded by the coding sequence ATGGATCTCTCCCTTTTTGACTATCACTTCCCCAAGGAATCCGTGGCGCAAAAACCGCTTGAGAAAAGGGATGATTCCCACCTCATGGTTCTTGATCGGGGAGACCGGCGTTGGTCCCACCATTCGTTTCGTGGGGTCCCCCAATTTTTCAAAAAGGGAGACCTGTTGGTGATGAACAATGCGGAGGCCGATCTCGTCCCCTTTGAGGGAGGATTGGTTCCTCCCCTACCCCCTTATATCAAACGAAAACATCGGACCGATTTTACCGACGAGGACACTCAACGGTACCGAACCGTTTATGCCTCTGTCCCCGGTTCCAAGGCAGCCCCCACGGCCGGTTTTCACTTCACGGGGGAGATTCTGCAAAAACTAAAAGAGAACGGCGTGCAACAGGCCTTTCTGACACTCCATATCAGCCATGACACCTATAAACCGATCCGGACACAAAATATCCTGGATCACCCGATGCATGGGGAGGAATACCAGATCCCCGAAGAAACGGCTGACGCCGTCTTGCGGGCCAAACAAGAAGGCCGAAGGATCATCGCGGTTGGCACCACCACCGTCCGGGCACTGGAGTCGTGGGCTCTTGCCCCGGCGATAAAAACAAACCTCTTCATCACCCCCGGCTTCCGGTTTCAGATCGTCAACGCCCTCCTGACCAATTTTCACCGCCCCCGTTCCACACTCCTCGTGATGGTCTCCGCTTTTGCCGGAAGGGAATTTATCTTGAAGGCGTATGAAGAAGCGATCCGCGAAAAATACCGGCTCTTCTCCTACGGGGATTGCATGCTCATTATCTAG
- a CDS encoding 4-hydroxy-3-methylbut-2-enyl diphosphate reductase — translation MTSHLKAESFDPGQIHRKSFGLKEQIKGQLTKDYYSDIVSKIQAAGNLWTAGDLTFHLASSFGFCYGVDRAVDLAYETHERFPDKKIYLTAQIIHNPRVNNNLQKMGVRFLTDYDEVAKEDVVVLPAFGATASQIRKLKEKGCILVDTICGSVLNVWKRVESYAEEGFTAVIHGKVYHEETQATSSRVLAYPNGKYLVVLNMPEVETVCDYIRRSGDKKIFLQKFAKAVSPGFDPDQDLRRVGVANQTTMLMSESLAIADRLKEAMVKRYGEKHVHDHFRNFDTICSATEDRQNAILNLKKEKLDLMVVIGGYNSSNTNHLAKMASSFVTTYHIEDADCLVSPQAIRHKPFGQFETVMTENWLPSGPLQIGITSGASTPNQVMGEVVEKVLSFRQSL, via the coding sequence ATGACTTCCCACCTGAAGGCCGAGAGCTTTGATCCGGGCCAGATTCATCGGAAGAGCTTTGGTTTGAAGGAACAGATTAAGGGGCAGCTGACGAAGGATTATTACAGCGATATCGTTTCCAAGATCCAGGCGGCCGGGAACCTCTGGACTGCCGGGGATCTGACTTTTCATCTGGCCAGCTCTTTTGGTTTTTGTTACGGTGTCGATAGAGCGGTGGATCTGGCCTATGAGACGCACGAGCGTTTTCCGGATAAAAAAATCTACCTGACTGCGCAGATCATTCACAACCCCCGTGTCAACAATAACCTCCAGAAGATGGGGGTTCGTTTCCTGACAGACTACGATGAGGTGGCGAAAGAGGATGTCGTGGTGCTTCCCGCCTTTGGAGCGACCGCTTCACAAATCCGAAAACTGAAGGAAAAAGGATGCATCTTGGTGGATACCATCTGCGGGTCGGTCCTGAATGTCTGGAAGAGGGTGGAGAGTTATGCCGAGGAGGGATTTACTGCGGTGATTCATGGGAAGGTTTATCATGAAGAGACGCAGGCAACCAGTTCCCGGGTTTTGGCCTACCCCAACGGGAAATATCTGGTGGTTTTGAACATGCCGGAGGTGGAGACTGTTTGTGACTACATTCGTCGTTCAGGGGATAAGAAAATATTTCTCCAAAAATTTGCCAAGGCGGTCTCCCCAGGGTTTGATCCAGACCAGGACCTCCGGCGTGTCGGTGTTGCCAATCAGACCACGATGCTGATGAGCGAATCGCTGGCGATTGCCGATCGATTGAAGGAAGCGATGGTGAAGAGGTACGGCGAAAAACATGTCCATGACCATTTCAGGAATTTTGATACCATCTGCAGCGCCACTGAAGACCGTCAAAATGCGATCCTGAATCTCAAAAAGGAAAAACTGGATCTCATGGTCGTCATCGGCGGCTACAATTCCAGCAACACGAATCATCTGGCCAAGATGGCCTCCTCCTTTGTGACCACGTATCATATTGAAGACGCCGATTGTCTTGTTTCCCCCCAGGCGATCCGCCACAAACCGTTTGGCCAGTTTGAGACTGTCATGACTGAAAACTGGCTCCCGTCAGGCCCTCTTCAAATCGGCATTACCTCCGGTGCCTCCACCCCCAACCAGGTGATGGGGGAGGTGGTGGAAAAGGTCCTTTCTTTTCGTCAGTCCCTTTAA
- the tgt gene encoding tRNA guanosine(34) transglycosylase Tgt, with product MPPFRLLNKERTTQARRGEITTPHGTIATPVFMPVGTAATVKAVTSEELEALGAEIILGNTYHLMLRPGEKVVEKLGGLHQFMGWQRPILTDSGGYQVFSLALRRKILPEGVCFQSHIDGDEYFLTPQRAIEIQEALGSDIAMVLDECTPYPATREEAEKSMRLSLEWAKKSLIAKSPFRPPLSKGETGGFLNRPLLFGIIQGGFYPDLRKNCLDELASHPFDGLALGGLSVGEPQEACYTIGSEITPLLPADKPRYLMGMGLPEDIVEAVGWGVDMFDCVIPTRNARNGQLFTPSGPIQIKQTQYREDPRPIDENCSCPVCKKYSRAYLRHLYLAKEILSPCLNTIHNLHFYLDLMRRIRRAIEENRYSQFKKEFYAKYSPRPNQ from the coding sequence ATGCCCCCCTTCCGCCTCCTTAATAAGGAGAGAACCACCCAAGCCCGGAGGGGAGAAATAACAACTCCCCACGGCACGATTGCAACCCCTGTCTTCATGCCGGTCGGGACCGCCGCCACCGTCAAGGCGGTAACCTCGGAGGAGTTGGAAGCGCTGGGGGCCGAGATCATTCTGGGAAACACCTACCACCTGATGCTCCGGCCGGGGGAAAAGGTTGTGGAAAAGCTGGGGGGGCTTCACCAGTTCATGGGGTGGCAACGACCGATCCTGACCGATTCCGGAGGCTATCAAGTTTTTAGTCTGGCCCTCAGGCGTAAAATCCTGCCGGAGGGCGTCTGTTTTCAATCTCATATTGATGGGGATGAATATTTTCTAACGCCACAAAGGGCAATTGAAATTCAAGAGGCGTTGGGGAGTGATATCGCGATGGTGCTGGATGAATGCACCCCGTACCCGGCCACACGGGAAGAGGCGGAGAAATCGATGCGCCTCTCATTGGAATGGGCAAAGAAATCGCTGATTGCAAAATCCCCCTTCCGTCCCCCTTTGTCAAAGGGGGAAACAGGGGGATTTTTAAACCGTCCTTTGCTTTTTGGCATCATCCAGGGGGGTTTTTACCCGGATCTCCGAAAAAACTGTCTTGACGAACTGGCCTCACACCCGTTTGACGGCCTGGCGCTGGGAGGGCTCTCTGTCGGCGAACCCCAAGAAGCTTGCTACACGATCGGGAGTGAAATCACCCCTCTCCTGCCGGCCGACAAGCCACGCTACCTCATGGGGATGGGGCTTCCTGAAGATATTGTGGAGGCAGTGGGCTGGGGGGTCGATATGTTTGATTGCGTGATCCCGACACGCAACGCCCGAAACGGCCAGCTCTTTACCCCTTCCGGCCCGATCCAGATCAAACAGACCCAGTACCGCGAAGACCCCCGTCCGATTGACGAAAATTGTTCTTGCCCCGTCTGCAAAAAGTATAGTAGAGCCTACCTGCGCCATTTATACTTGGCGAAGGAAATTTTATCGCCCTGTCTCAACACGATCCACAACCTTCATTTCTACCTGGATTTGATGAGAAGGATCCGGCGGGCGATCGAAGAAAACAGGTACTCTCAATTCAAAAAGGAGTTTTATGCAAAGTATAGCCCTCGCCCAAACCAGTAG
- the yajC gene encoding preprotein translocase subunit YajC, translated as MFVPMILVFAIFYFLIIRPQAKQQKQHKALLSQIKRGDEVVTTSGIHGRVHGLADNTVTLEIAENIRIRIEKAQIARLKGDSPKSDSLKGDSPRGESSK; from the coding sequence ATGTTTGTCCCGATGATCCTTGTTTTTGCCATCTTCTATTTCCTCATCATCCGTCCCCAGGCCAAACAGCAGAAACAACACAAGGCGTTGCTGAGCCAGATCAAGAGGGGGGATGAGGTGGTCACCACCTCCGGGATCCATGGCAGGGTCCACGGTCTCGCCGACAATACCGTCACCCTGGAGATTGCCGAAAACATCCGGATCCGGATAGAAAAGGCACAGATCGCCCGGCTCAAGGGTGATTCACCCAAGAGTGATTCACTCAAGGGTGATTCACCCAGGGGTGAGTCTTCCAAATAG